One Eurosta solidaginis isolate ZX-2024a chromosome 5, ASM4086904v1, whole genome shotgun sequence DNA segment encodes these proteins:
- the Cpr62Bb gene encoding cuticle protein 7 — protein MASLKCILILTITFYASAVLARPGYAVDYYDHPKYAFNYGVADHTTGDVKSQHESRDGDVVKGQYSLVEPDGSVRTVDYTADSIHGFNAVVTKSGPTVHAQALVPGAHYEPAPLVKHIAPAVVAGPAPYAGKPYGTAPIHYDYDDYGHGAQYEYVPQYAGHYGGGPAYNGHYDGHYGGHHGGHYGGHY, from the exons ATGGCTAGCCTGAAGTGCATACTTATTCTAACAATCACATTCTACGCGAGCGCTGTGTTGGCGCGGCCAGGATATGCAGTGGATTACTAT GATCACCCgaaatatgctttcaattatgGTGTAGCGGATCACACAACTGGCGACGTGAAATCACAACACGAATCGCGAGATGGTGATGTTGTTAAAG GCCAATATTCACTTGTGGAGCCAGATGGCTCTGTTCGCACTGTAGACTACACTGCTGATTCCATACATGGTTTCAATGCAGTCGTAACAAAATCAGGACCCACAGTACATGCGCAAGCCTTAGTTCCTGGTGCACATTACGAACCAGCACCTTTGGTCAAACATATAGCGCCTGCGGTAGTAGCCGGACCAGCGCCGTACG CTGGAAAACCTTACGGCACTGCACCCATCCATTACGATTATGATGATTACGGTCATGGTGCTCAATATGAATATGTACCCCAATATGCTGGTCACTATGGCGGCGGGCCTGCTTACAATGGTCATTACGATGGACACTATGGTGGACATCATGGCGGACATTATGGTGGTCACTATTGA